CTGGAGCGCGGCAATCATCTTAGAGCGCTTTTGTCATGGCATAATTATGAATGGCCACGCCACCAAGTTGCAGTTCGCGACGCTGCTGCACGTCAAATCCCTTCCGCTCAAAAAACGGCTTCGCCACTTCACTTGCTTCAGTTACCAACTTCTTGATTCCCAACTGCAGGGCTTCAGCTTCCAAAGTTTCATACAAATGCGATGCATACCCTTGGCCGGCTACCTCTGGTGCTGCATACAAGTGGTCGATGTGCCCATCCTGCTCAAGGTCACAATAAACGACAATCTGTTGCCTGACGATGGCAACCAGCCGCAAGCGTCCATCGTGTCCCA
This window of the Bacteroidota bacterium genome carries:
- a CDS encoding GNAT family N-acetyltransferase, producing MRIRPCRSEDAVALSSLFYRSVKHLGVRKYSDEQVEAWASQTPTPGRMHRMGHDGRLRLVAIVRQQIVVYCDLEQDGHIDHLYAAPEVAGQGYASHLYETLEAEALQLGIKKLVTEASEVAKPFFERKGFDVQQRRELQLGGVAIHNYAMTKAL